One Salvelinus namaycush isolate Seneca chromosome 29, SaNama_1.0, whole genome shotgun sequence genomic region harbors:
- the ahsa1a gene encoding activator of 90 kDa heat shock protein ATPase homolog 1a isoform X3 has translation MAKWGEGDPRWIVEERADATNVNNWHWTERDVTGWSTDKLKELLLGLRVEGPEGSCEVTDVPKLDGEASINNRKGKLIYFYEWNVKATWTGTSKTGIKYKGNIEVPNLSDENDMDDLDISVSLCKDEPNTTLTELMKKEGAKKVRAALGSYVDHLKSEFTQGMILPTANGVASKPQPSQTQTKVKVDKTQIGSCVSAPSPSTGVKIPTCKFSLKETFLTSPDELYRTFINQDMVQAFTHTAAVVDGDKGGKFQLLEGSVNGEFLELVPDEKIVMKWRFKTWPCEHYATITLNMKDRGNETELKVECKGVPTVEEDRTKEGWKRHYFEAIKQTFGFGARLY, from the exons GACCGAACGAGATGTGACAGGCTGGTCGACAGACAAGCTGAAGGAGCTCCTATTGGGGCTGCGCGTGGAGGGCCCAGAGGGGAGCTGCGAGGTCACCGACGTCCCCAAGCTGGACGGTGAGGCATCCATCAACAACCGCAAGGGGAAGCTCATCTACTTCTACGAGTGGAACGTCAAGGCGACGTGGACTG GAACATCAAAAACCGGAATCAAGTACAAAGGGAACATCGAAGTTCCCAACCTCTCCGATGAAAATGACATGGACGACCTAGAT ATCAGTGTGTCACTTTGCAAAGATGAACCCAACACAACCCTCACCGAACTTATGAAGAAGGAGGGAGCGAAGAAAGTGCGCGCTGCCCTGGGGAGCTATGTGGACCACCTCAAATCCG AGTTCACTCAGGGCATGATCCTCCCAACGGCGAATGGGGTGGCGAGCAAGCCACAGCCGTCGCAGACGCAGACAAAGGTCAAAGTGGACAAAACCCAG ATTGGCTCCTGCGTATCAGCCCCCTCTCCTAGCACAGGGGTCAAGATCCCCACCTGCAAGTTTAGTCTCAAGGAGACCTTCCTCACCTCACCTGACGAGCTGTACAGAACCTTCATCAACCAGGAC ATGGTCCAGGCGTTCACCCATACTGCAGCCGTGGTTGACGGAGACAAAGGAGGGAAGTTTCAGCTGCTAGAGGGAAGCGTCAACGGAGAGTTTCTGGAGCTG GTCCCAGATGAAAAGATAGTTATGAAATGGAGGTTCAAGACCTGGCCCTGTG AGCACTATGCAACTATTACCCTGAACATGAAGGATCGAGGCAATGAGACTGAGCTGAAGGTAGAATGTAAAGGAGTCCCGACGGTAGAGGAGGATCGGACAAAGGAGGGTTGGAAGAGACACTACTTTGAAGCCATCAAACAGACTTTTGGATTCGGGGCCCGACTCTACtga
- the ahsa1a gene encoding activator of 90 kDa heat shock protein ATPase homolog 1a isoform X4 translates to MKKEGAKKVRAALGSYVDHLKSEFTQGMILPTANGVASKPQPSQTQTKVKVDKTQIGSCVSAPSPSTGVKIPTCKFSLKETFLTSPDELYRTFINQDMVQAFTHTAAVVDGDKGGKFQLLEGSVNGEFLELVPDEKIVMKWRFKTWPCEHYATITLNMKDRGNETELKVECKGVPTVEEDRTKEGWKRHYFEAIKQTFGFGARLY, encoded by the exons ATGAAGAAGGAGGGAGCGAAGAAAGTGCGCGCTGCCCTGGGGAGCTATGTGGACCACCTCAAATCCG AGTTCACTCAGGGCATGATCCTCCCAACGGCGAATGGGGTGGCGAGCAAGCCACAGCCGTCGCAGACGCAGACAAAGGTCAAAGTGGACAAAACCCAG ATTGGCTCCTGCGTATCAGCCCCCTCTCCTAGCACAGGGGTCAAGATCCCCACCTGCAAGTTTAGTCTCAAGGAGACCTTCCTCACCTCACCTGACGAGCTGTACAGAACCTTCATCAACCAGGAC ATGGTCCAGGCGTTCACCCATACTGCAGCCGTGGTTGACGGAGACAAAGGAGGGAAGTTTCAGCTGCTAGAGGGAAGCGTCAACGGAGAGTTTCTGGAGCTG GTCCCAGATGAAAAGATAGTTATGAAATGGAGGTTCAAGACCTGGCCCTGTG AGCACTATGCAACTATTACCCTGAACATGAAGGATCGAGGCAATGAGACTGAGCTGAAGGTAGAATGTAAAGGAGTCCCGACGGTAGAGGAGGATCGGACAAAGGAGGGTTGGAAGAGACACTACTTTGAAGCCATCAAACAGACTTTTGGATTCGGGGCCCGACTCTACtga